CTCAACCACTGGTCCATGACTTCTTAACACATTGTGATTTTGTCGCTTAAAACAAATTTACTATTAGGATGTTGTTAAAAATGTCACTTAGATATCGTCATTGTGTTTCTCCAAATAGGTATGTAATTATTCTtacttatatgttgttcaacattTACTTTTTGCTACAATGTGAAACTTCTAATTTATACTtaactagactttccacccggtagatgtagtagacaaaaacaaatctcaatgcatatcaaagagaatgaaatatgtggtcccaaatatatgcagatgttggaattcgaacctcatacaccacacttattcacctgaaaaatattaatttttatcaatcgtatgttacttcattcttttgttaaaattatatgtcaacgttatattattggtatgttacttcatctttttttttttgacaaaatgttacttcattcttttgtaaaaattatatgttaatgttatattatgtaccaaaaaatagctcattcttaacctcaacatgtaaaatgttttatttaaataattttccttttatcgaatatttggcctttaccataaatgataccctttaactgtttgttgaaatgtttcttccacctgtttatatagattgcaaaattctggtgcattttgtggtagatatttaacaaagagagttcagttctaatttggatgaaaaatgtaatattaacaaaaaaaaatattgctataatctttcaaaacctttatattccaatagggcgatttgttttgttgaagaaatagggcgattttttttgaagaaataggggaaataaagcgatgccgatttgctttgttcatgaaaatagtagattaggtgtgagcattagggtttaaacagtaaaattatgcaatagggtttaggttaaaattagggcttacgggttaactttaatatataagaagattaggtgagagcattagggttgttcatgaaaataggagattaggtgtgaacattagggttaaaacagtaaaattatgcaatagggtttaggttaaaattagggcttacgggttaactttaatatataagaagattaggtgagagcattagggttgttcatgaaaataggagattaggtgtgagcattagggttaaaacagtaaaattatgcaatagggtttatgttaaaattagggcttacatgttaactttaatatataagaagattaggtgagagcattaaggttgttcatgaaaataggagattaggtgtgagcattagggttaaaacagtaaaattatgcaatagggtttaggttaaaattagggtttacatgttaactttaatatataagaagattaggtgtgagcattagggttaaaacagtaaaattatgcaatagggtttaggttaaaattagggcttacatgttaactttaatatataagaagacaCACAAACAACTCGCACTTCCTCTAGCGAGAAATCGAACATTTGAAAGTCTTCTACTTTTTTTCGGTATTTTCAAATCTGGAATTGTAATTTACATGCATTTTTTGTGTTGTGAGTTGATAAAGATATTTATGATAAGATTTTTCTGTCTCAAGTTACCGGTTTATTTCCTGGTTGAGTCAAATCAACTTCTatttcactaccaaaaaaaaaaataaatcaattgctatttttgattaaaattgtttttcttttataagaACATGTTTCTTCCCACCATTTCATCATGGGGGACTCCAACCATAAACTAGTAACCAAATTAGTGACAAAATGCAACTCCCATTAAAGTTGCTGTTATGGGGCTGTCCTAAACCAAGTTGATCAAAATGtatgtattgtattgtattagACGGAATTAGTCCATACATTCAAACAAGCCAATTGTTATAGCTCTAAGATAAGATGCATTCAtatatcacataatcacaaagCCACAAAAATAAACACTAAAATGCATTGGTATGTAAAAACTAAACACAAAATGCAGGCACATTCTTACAATTACAGAGTTATTGCATGATCACTTTTCACACAAACAtacaaaattgaattgaattctaataataatattattcataaacAACACTATACTGTCACGAGTCATGACTTTGAACCTTCAGGTCCCAAAATACCATTCACCACCGCCGAAGCAACCAAAAGCCCAAAAACCTCTGCTCCCCCCACCACAATCGCCTGTGCCAAATTCCCAAGCCCCACCCCCGTCTCTATCTCCTTCTCCGCCTCCTCCAATCCTAGTTCCGCCTTCTCAAGTCCTTTCTCCGCCGTCTCCAATCCTTTCTCCGCCGATTCAAATCCTTCCTTCACAATCTCCTCGGCCTTTTCCTCCGCTTTCTTCAGACTCTTTCGTATCCCAAACAGAGGAATATCCTGCGCCATAGACACCGATTCCCTTGCCGTTAAAGCAGTAGACGCCGTGAGGAGAAACAGCATCTCCCTTCGTCCGGATGATGGAGACGCTGTTACGGAGTTTGTAGCTTTCGCTTTGCATGAAAATGTCGTCGCGTTGGAAACGATGACACGTTGAAAGGAGAGAGTTGGGAACGACGAGATTGCATACCCAACCATTTCTTCACGACACTCTGATCCTCTTCGTTTGTGGCTACTgattcttcattcttttacAAACTTTAACGAAGTTTTGTAATTACCTAGATACCCTTCCTTTATCAACCGTTATAAAACCTACACGTGTATaaaataatccaaaaaaatGTCCGGGTTTTTAAATGGATCCTTGCATTGGATTTGGGTTTCTAAATCCGACTGTTTTAAGAATAATCATCCATTTCTCTCTAAAATTGTAAGGGTCAAGCATTTACCTCTTGAAATTTGCAATAAAAgtcattttgttaatttgtggTAAGTGATATAAAtcaagaattattttaatttgttagcACTTTCTTTGTTTTAGGTATTCCATTTATGTTTTATGCACTTTTGATTATAACGACtagttgttttgattttatcgaTAAGATGattttcatttactaaaatatttttattagcaATGAAATAGTTAAGTGAATTAAAatacaacaagaaaaaaaagttgtattgaTATTGTCTTTTAATAACAAAAGTTAGCACTttagttttcttctttctataaTTTGAACTTTGAACGGTTAACTACTTTAACTTTTTTAACGCCCTAGCTAAAATCAATTAAGCTACCCAGTTATGTCAATTGTATTCATATTCTAAAAGAACAAATAATTTAAGACTTATAAATATTGCTAAATGGGCAATGGTTTGAATATACAAAAAATGTTGGTTGGATTGGAGCAATGTTCCATTTGATAGCGAGGGTGATGATTACAAGCACTCTACCACTTAAGTTAGTGAAAGAGCGAAAAGTGAGAGGTTAATAGTAGAAATGTGTATACATTGCGTTGAAGTGAGAATGAGTAATATAGTGTTGGAGTAACTATTGAGAAGTAATTGGGAGTTGTTACGAACAACATTCTTGAAAAAGATCAATCGTGAGGATGCGATGGATTGAACATTTAGACAATATAAATACTTATTAAAAAACGAATGGAGCAagtgatataataattaaataactaaattaatAAAGTGGGATATGCGATAAAtcaatgtaattaaaaaagatattttttccTAATTCACTGATTTCATGGTAAAAAGCTCCACCTTTGCAATTTCAGAGAGCGGTAGTTTTTTtccttaatttcattttcatttttcacattttGCGCCACAAAGAAAACCTTAAAACCCCAAAACCCAAACCCTCGTAACTCGTCGTTGAACAAATTGAACCAAAATCTCAACTTTCCCTCTTCTCATTTCTCTCTCTCACGAAATTCTCCCAAAATCACCATGGTTGAAGAAACTCCAACCGCATCTGAGACTTCGGTCACAATGCCTCAACCAACCGAACCTGTCACTGTCGTCGACGGAACCCTAAACCTCGACAAAAACGGAACAACCGTCAACGCCTCTGTGGAATCCGCCGCTACTTCTGCTCCGGCGTCCAGCACCGAAGGTCAGAAGTCTCTGGACTTGGCTAATGAACTGATGGAAAAGGGAAACAAGGCTATGAAAGAGAATGATTTTGGCGAAGCAGCTGATAACTATAGCCGCGCTCTTGAGATCAGGTTCTATTCGTGGAGCTACTTCTCTTTGATTCGTTTTTCCGTAATTTCATTGTAGATTAttctattgattttgattgtttaattGTTCTTATGCGTTGAATTTGATCTTTAGGTTAAATGATTGGGAATTCAGTTGGAAAAAATCTCAGTATGCATGTTCTCAGTGTTTTATGGATTAGTCACACTCTAACGAGTTTGAACCCAGTTTCATTCACAATTAAGCTGTGACAATGTTACCTTTAAAATATGAAAGCATCGGAACCCTCGTCAAAACAAAACTTAAGGCCTGTTTGGATTGTTTGGGAGACTGTTCATAGGCTGTTTTCAgcttttttcataagctcttctaGATAACTAATAGCTATGCGAAAAAATTTAACTTATAGAATTTAGAAATAGATTTTACATTAGTGCTTATAATGATAAGTGATTATGTTATAAGatgcaaattaagttgtttatccagaCAGGTCTATCCACTACAGTAAGATGTTATCGTCTTGTTTTGGCTAATTCCGTGCTAGGAATGGTTGAAGTTTACCTGCTTAATTGCTTGATTATagacattttattttcaaaaggaGCATGCAATTATTTAGTGCAGGTTGTCAAATTATGCAttttcatatattcaagaatattaattgatgaaatgaaatcgtattatatttttttaatatctgaAATTTGAAATAGGTCAGGGGATATTATGGACGGCATTTGATGTCAAGTACTCAACTAAGCTTAGTTATCATAGCAATATTGGGAAACTCTTTGGTTGATATAAAGTATGATGTAGTTTTTGAATCCCACGAGCAGAGATTTCATTTTTGTCAAACCAACCCGATGCGCTTATAGGACCCATGTACAAGTCAATTATATGTCCACACAAGAACGTTTGAATGTTTTCTAAGCTTCGTTTTCTTCACTCACAGAGTTCTGATTGAGTTTTAATCAACAGAGTTGCCCATTATGGTGAACTTGCTCCCGAGTGTGTCCACACATACTACAAATATGGCTGTGCACTGTTATACAAGGCTCAGGAGGAAGCCGATCCTCTGGGTGCTGTTCCCAAGAAGCAGGAGGGGTCTCCACATGGCTCTGACAAAGATGAACCTGTGAAGGGTGCTGTGAATGCTGAATCCTCCACTGCATCTTTTGCAAGCAATGTTGAGCAGGACGTGACTTCAAATAACCAGGAGTCAGAAGTGGATAATGGTCAGTGCGTTGCTTCTGCTGTTTTTTGCTTCCTTCACTAAAATGAGAACATTTTACGAAATTTGGCTTGCAAAAACATGTATGATATTAATCTGGGTTTGCTGTTTGCGTTATAGTGCCTTCTACTCATCATGTCAAATAATAGAAAGTGTTTTATGGCAATGTTTTTAATGAAAGGGAAACTATGTCATGTTCCTTATTGTCTATTTATGTGGAATTGAGTTACCTTGAGTTATCAACTGTTTACTCAAGACATAGGATAGGACAACAAAGTGTTCTATATTTTCTGTGCCCTAATCAGGGAACTTTTTCCTTCTCTTTGATACGTGTGCATGACTGGCACTTATTGTGGGGTTTAAAATGACTCGAGTCTGTGACGTGTGCTGCGGACTATGTCCGTGGGGTACAAAAGGCCCATGGTTAAAGCATTTTACGTATGAAGCTTGTGACGCTACCTCCTGAATTGATGTTAAAAGAAAACCACCTCCTGAATTGTTGGGAGTAGACACTTTGTTTCACAATGTCAACTATAGTAATCATATTTGCGATAGCTAGCAAAGATCATTGTTGTATTGTAAATGTAGTGCATTATTTCTTTCACTTTTCTTGGTAAAGTTATAGCTTCATAATCACCTAAGTTGTAGTTTGCTGAGAAAACAATTTCTCATTGTTGTGTTCTTTTGAAATGTGAAACAGTGTCCGGTAAGAACGACCAGGAAGATGATGAGGATAGTGATACTGAAGAGTTGGCAGAAGGTGATGAAGACGAGTCTGACCTGGATTTGGCATGGAAAATGCTTGATGTTGCTAGAGCCATTGTTGAAAAGCAATCTGTCCATACTATGGAACAAGTTGATATACTATCAACATTGGCAGATGTTGCTCTGGAAAGAGGTATTTTCACCAtcttacatttattttaaatttagccAATTCTCTCTACCCCTGTTCTAAAAGTTGAATTGTTTCTGGGATCTGTTTTTTCCAGAGGATTTTGAAACATCTCTCTCTGACTACCAGAAGGCTCTATCCATCCTAGAACAGCTGGTTGAACCAGATGATAGAAACATTGCTGACATGTATCCTTGTcatgattattattttgatgtGATATTACTTATGTTTAGACTTTAGCATGTTTAaatgttaataaaaaattaaacaacataCAGAGTGGCATATAATTGCTTAGTTCACTTATTAATAATTTCTCCAATTTAAGATGATCAATTGTGCTCTTCCATTGCTAGACTGCCTTAACTTCTGAAATAAGAAATTTCCGTATATGCTTGTGTTTGGAGGTTAGTTCAAAACCTGAGGAAGCCGTTGCTTATTTGGAGAAGGCTACATCTGTTTGTAAGGCACGCATAGATCGTCTCACAAATGAAGTGAAGAGTTTTTCAGAGTCGACATCTTCCGAGACTAATAACTCAATTGCGGATAAACAAGCAGAAATTGAAATTCTCGCAGGTCTCTCAAGTGAACTGGAAAAGAaggtaaattttgttttaaaaaaattaagatgctTATTTGTCTtatgttattttgatataaCGTGGAATGTATGGAATTGCAGCTTGAAGATCTACAGCAGTTAATTGCAaacccaaaatcaattctcgctGAGATTCTAGCATCTGCCAAGGCAGGCAGTGGAAAAGAACCATCTCTAGCAAGAGTGAGCTCCTCGCAGTTGGCTACGGAGAACAGCAGTGGAAGTTTTGACTCTCCAACCATTTCAACCGCTCACACCAATGGATCTGCTGGAGTCACACATCTTGGTGTGGTAGGGAGAGGAGTTAAGCGATCATCAAATACTAGCACGACAGAAGCAAGCATTTCAAAAAAACCAGCATTGGAAACAACTGAAGAGAAAGGTGATGGTGGCAACGCATGATTTATACTGGTCTCAGTTCTTTTGTATGGAGTGATGAGTTTCGCACTCTTTGAATTATGGATGGGACAAATTCTTGCAAATTCCATGGTTGACTGTTTTCAGGAAAGTGTTATGCCATATTTTTCATCACTGTAGCTAAGGTTATCTCGTCACAAGTATCAAATGACTTAAATGTATTTCCTAGAAAAACCATGAGAATTTTTATGGATTTAATCACTGTCCGTTAGTATTATATGCATGTTCCTTTAAGGTTTGGCGCTGAATTAGGTTGAATTTATTATGTAATGATGactagatgattaggaatgagtTGGGATCCtctatttaaaaattcaaattaagttTGCGGAAGATAAGAAGACCACGTGTCAGGCTTAATAAAATAGTACTAATAAATTATTCAACTACTATGGAGTGGGTGCAAAATCCAATCTATAAAATTGAGAACCAAAAAACTATGTAAGGCGTTATTATCTTCAGTAGCGAGCCGTCCCTGCGGGTAAGAGACAAATTATAAACAGAATAACAAGAAAATGTTGATGTTATCAAAGTGCTAGAAATCATAGGAATATAATATTTACCCCTTAACTATAAAATCAAGATAGTTAGATCGTATTGCTACGAGtgaaacaacatcaacaatactcAATTCTGAATTGAGgggttgcaaaaaaaaaatgtgttatagGTTGGAATGTGCTACCTGTGGGAAATATACATGGGGAGGATGTGGTAAACACTTGACCACCCTCTACAGAAGTATTGATGAAGGAATGCACTGTATGTGCCGCTCCTGGCCTGGCGTTGTTATACCCTCACAGCAACGCACAGCCACAACCACTGACCAACCATCAACATCCAATAACTCTCATGGTACAATTTCTTTAATTTGGTCTTTTTCTTAATCTTTTGGTTATGTATTGTAACAGTTGTGCACCGACTTTGCCGGTAATTAGTCACTACCTGAGACAAAATTTTACTCGGATCAATGAAACATCGGTGTTTAATTTGATCTTTTGGTTAGGTCTAATTTTACTAGGATCAACGAAACCTTGGTGTTTAGTCTTATCTTTtctaaaagattaaaaaattatatgtttaaaCATTAATTATGATATTGCTTTTTGCAGATAATACAAATTCTCAAAGTTCTTGAATCGATGATGACCCGCAGCCAGCAGTAATTTGCTTTTGATGAACATGCAGAGGGAAAGCATTGATATTGTCGAGTTCCATTatgtgtatgtttggattgacgatGAGATTGACAAAATCATAATGCCACCGTAGTTTTGTGAGATtacaaaatgtagtttttaGCAAAATCATTGTGGCTCAACTTATATTCACTCAATCTCACCTTTAATCAAAACGTACACTTCACTGTAATGTTATAACAAAGTGTCTACTCcagaaaagatataaataataatgtaaTGTAGGATTGGTGATCATGTTACAGTGACCAACATTAACCTGCATTCTTTTCTATCTTTGAgtctattttttgtatttttttgtgaGCAAATCTTTGAgtctattaataaaaaataaattcctcTGTTCCTTGATTTGTGTTCCAATGCTTCATTGTTATCTGTTCCCTTCTTTAACCCATACTTTCGTAAATTGTCTGATAGGGAGTGAAGTACCAAGTCAAAATCAGTACACCTGATAAGAGAAATTTCTTAACCAAGTCACTCTCAAGTAATTAGTGTAATCTGTTGATccaattgaaatttgaaagaatttgAAACCTTTCATCTGAACTTTAGTGCTATTGTGGTAACTATCTTGTTGCCAGGCTTTTGATAATTTGTCTTGAGTATGAAAACAGCCCCAATCATTAGGAAGCCTAAAAATGGAAagttgcttataaatatgaccggaagaagtattaaaaaaagtaaaaaaatagatgTATTAATTGGCTGTGTTTTTTAATAGTTTATCATTAACTTTGTATCTTACAATGATCTAGTGTGATTTTGGTTCCACTTTTATAaggatcaaaattgattttggagtAGTAGAATTAATTCTGACAACTTTGGTTGTTTttgagtagaattgattttctaattgattttcatacataaatttataatccaactcacttttatataaatgtatacgaatataaatataaattattttactttcaatccacttttaaccctaattagttttacaaaatcaatttattcaaaatcaattgtTGTAACCACATAACCAAACATAATCAACCATAAATTTTAAGGAAGTATTACATAATAGGCATCTAGAAAGTACAAACACAAATATGAACAATAGATTTCACACTAAAACATGCCACTTTTAAAGGACAAGAAACTTAGATAACCCATATTTTACCTAGATCCAtcacataacaattaacatactttaattaattttattttgacacACAATGTCAAGAAATCAAACATTATGTTTTATATACATTTCATAGAGGCAAATAATGTCTACCTACTTGATGTAGCACCTTAATTTTGTTcggacaaataaaaaaatagcaaaaataagtgaaaattttattacatttacaattattatttatctccTCGTAAAATCTAAAAGTCCAAAAATACTTCATTTTAATCCTTCATTTGTATCAATATTCTTTAATTACGAAAATTACAAAAGtgataaattcataaaaattgaaaattacaatttatttattctttaaaaaaaaaaacattgatcgCAGCATACTCCATCGGATCCTCTATGTTCAACAGGGCCGGTCCTAGGCATAGGCCAcgagtgcgacggcctagggcccatgcgCATAGGGgccctaaatttttttaagggggtGTATATAGCAAAGCTAAGGAAAAAGTGGGGTGCATATAGTAACTCGTACCAGCCGGCCTAAATCTGAATCATTTTCTCGGCCCATTAGGAATAAAacagaaaggaaaaagaaacgTGGAAAGACCCAATAAAGAGGAAAATAATGGAAAGGACCCAACTAACGCACAAACAAAAACTTCTTTTGAGCAATTAGAAAGACATATgaaaaaagaaacttaaaaagaaaaaccaaaaggtTCCAAAATCAGTCATTCTCTCCAGGTGAATTgttttaggtttattttttttctttcttattccaATTCTATTTGATAATATTGTTTCAATTCTCTAGTTGCTTCAAGTGTTGAAttctaattatatattttttttattccaattcTCTTTGATAATCATTGTTTCAATTATCTAATTGCTTCAGgtgttgaattttaaaattctaattgaatgatttctgttttttccaattgaatttttatttttccatatagCATGATTTGTACACCAAAAAGCATATAGCAtgatttattcaaaatcaagaGTTCACGTACTGTACATAAAACACAGTACACGTTGAACTTGAATAtcaatttttgatatttttttttaattaattgtttgtacccataatttttttttgattaaaGTATCATTTCGTACGTAGTAAATCCTTAATGATAtgatatcaataaaataatcaactaAATTGAAGATGAAAGGTTAATGAACAACAATGGGATTTCATTTCCTCCTTATAAAGATTTTTAATTGGTTATGCAGAGAAAATTGCTTTTGtgtaaattgattttgtaaatgaATTTCAACTAAAAGTGAGTCGAAAGTAAAATGACTTGTATTTGGATAAATTCATGTAAAAGTGAattgaattataaatttatgtgtacaaatcaattatagaatcaaaagctacaaatcctaacttcaagtagaatcaattatAGAGACGAACTGATTCTACTCGAAAGTAACTAAatatgtcagaatcaattctacacctccGTGGCTTATCTAGAAGTGGAGAACCAAACTTACACTAACCATATAAAAAGGTGCCGGGGGTGTGAAAATGAAATACTGAGATAGGAGTAACAACTGCCTGAAAGATTTTCTTCTTACACcaattggaaaataaaaacccaattttagCGGGTTAAGGCCCATTCAAATCACCAAATATTGCAGAAACCCTAAAGCCGTAACGGAACACATGCTCTATAAAACCGAATCATATCTTTGGATCACCAACACCAAGTAGCATAACATAGCCAccgtttatgtttttttcttttctttctgaaACCTTAGTTTTTTAGCTTCTTTACTTTCGATTTGTTTAATATGTAACATGTCTATGTTtctgttttgttaattttctcgaaatttttatttttatgaaggaAAATGGTTTAAATCGTGGTTTTTCTCAGTGATGATGAATAATTGATGACGAGTCCGATCCATTCATAATCATGACGACATATCGAGGCATTTGTCTGAGAGGTTTCTACTTTTTTCTTGAAATCCTTCATTGATTTTACTTGTGAAATTTTTAAtagaatttcaatattttttggttGTTAAAAGGCATGACATAGTGATGATAATTTGTGAACCTTTCCATATGATTCTTTACAGGATTAAAATATCCTCCTACTCATTCTGAATGTCATTGCCTAAATATTTATTGTTCTATATaagttttgattttatatttttcctaTATTTATGTGTTGGTGGCtatgatgataatgatattatcattttattgaGTTTTCAATGATTGTCTTTCAAGCACTTTTGAGCCACCGtctttctttcttcaaggtctagttaattttatttcattcatttcaagcacttttttttcttcttcttttcactctctctcaaaaaaaaaagtttcgtattataattttttttcttcataattataGTTTATTGAATAGCCGATGTATTTTATTAGGGGACATTATTATTTGAATACCAAATATtcgtaattaaaaaaaaattatcttgatTTTTATCTGTgagtaattatttttatattaagcTTAAGTGTAAGTGTTTAATCTAGGTCAGTCGCTCCCTTTTCTGTTTTAAAGTTAAATGAAGTACCAATTTCTTTCTCGCAATGGATTCTTACCATTACGAGTCATATAAGGATCACATCATTTGGTTTTAAAACAAGAAATGGCGCCGCTCTTGTGAGTTGTGAGGGGATGACGGGAATTTTAAGCATTACCACATAAATATTGTGGAAATAAAGAACAAAATGCATTTGATCATGGACAATGTGATATAAGCAGTGGAGTAAAGAGTTAgtattatatgcttgatattcaAAATTCACatgcacttttttattttttgtattattgtCCAACTTTTGTtaaaccactttttttttttcttttcttatttgatGAAAACTATAGAGAGGGAAAAacgaagagagagaataaaaacacaatatgtgagtatgagagaattttttttttttttaattcaattgtaTTTACTATGTAGTGTGCTTTTTTCTAACAATCACGTGCTGCAAACCCAAACCCATCTCCAATGGGCTTTTCGTGTACATTAATATTTGGGAAATGGCAATAAAGCTCGTGGTTGATTCAAAATGACAAAACTTGTGTTTGACTCCGGTCATGTCATGTTGATAATTAATCATGTGTAAAAGTTAAAATCAAATTCGGATAGGAGGCAAGAGCTAAACAAATGGatacaattgaaaaataaaggTTTTCATTCATCCATGGATAAGTTGCTAATTAAGCTTGACAAATATTACCCTTtcccttttcatttttatattttttatcggTGGAAGTGTAATTCCTTTTTCCTGTAGCAACCATCCATCCACTCAAGTCCTGTTTCCATACGTCCAAGAGATGAATATAAATAATGTTGGTTTTAATCATCTAGGTAATCAAGTGAGAAAGTGGGATCACTTTTTCCTGATGTCTACAACTCTTCAAACACAATGTGGTCATTTGTATTCATTTGATTAAGATTGGATGGTCTATTTCTAAGCGCAATACAAGATTATTAATAACCTGAGcgaattcaatttcaattaacaGTTGCATGAGAATTTTTCATCCTTAATTTGATTGCAAATGACAATCGTGAGGCTCATACAAGATTCAAAATTCACAAACAATAtattgttccaaaaaaaaaaacatcgttaATATGGATTAGTGTTTTCTATTTCGTCTATTTCTGAATACttgtcgtttttgaaaaataatttttgtttcaaattatttaatGCTTTCAA
Above is a genomic segment from Medicago truncatula cultivar Jemalong A17 chromosome 5, MtrunA17r5.0-ANR, whole genome shotgun sequence containing:
- the LOC11415557 gene encoding uncharacterized protein, whose amino-acid sequence is MVGYAISSFPTLSFQRVIVSNATTFSCKAKATNSVTASPSSGRREMLFLLTASTALTARESVSMAQDIPLFGIRKSLKKAEEKAEEIVKEGFESAEKGLETAEKGLEKAELGLEEAEKEIETGVGLGNLAQAIVVGGAEVFGLLVASAVVNGILGPEGSKS
- the LOC11413488 gene encoding NASP-related protein sim3; its protein translation is MVEETPTASETSVTMPQPTEPVTVVDGTLNLDKNGTTVNASVESAATSAPASSTEGQKSLDLANELMEKGNKAMKENDFGEAADNYSRALEIRVAHYGELAPECVHTYYKYGCALLYKAQEEADPLGAVPKKQEGSPHGSDKDEPVKGAVNAESSTASFASNVEQDVTSNNQESEVDNVSGKNDQEDDEDSDTEELAEGDEDESDLDLAWKMLDVARAIVEKQSVHTMEQVDILSTLADVALEREDFETSLSDYQKALSILEQLVEPDDRNIADINFRICLCLEVSSKPEEAVAYLEKATSVCKARIDRLTNEVKSFSESTSSETNNSIADKQAEIEILAGLSSELEKKLEDLQQLIANPKSILAEILASAKAGSGKEPSLARVSSSQLATENSSGSFDSPTISTAHTNGSAGVTHLGVVGRGVKRSSNTSTTEASISKKPALETTEEKGDGGNA